DNA from Nocardioides seonyuensis:
GAGGAGAAGGTGACGTCGTACGACGTGAAGCTCGCCGTCTGCTCGCGGACCCGGCCGAGCCGCAGGTCGCCGCCGGTGAGCTCGGCCGCGGCCAGCGCCGCCATCGAGATCGGGTGCGGCGGAGGGCTCGCGCTCTCGGAGGGCGAGGACGTGGGTTCCGGGCTGGGTGTCGGCTCGGTCGTCGACGCGGAGTCCGAGGTCGGGGTGGGCGCGGCCTCGGGGCTGGGATCGACGGTGCAGCCGACTGCGACGAGGACGACGAGCGCCAGGGCCGCGCTGCGTGCCCCGGTCCGCCTCTCCACTTCCAAGGTATAGCCGGACCCGGGGCTTGCGGCAAGGCCCCGGGCATGACCCACACTCGTCCGCTGGCGAGACGACCGGCACCCTGCCGGCCTGCCGAGGGGGAGACGAGATGCACGACGTGGTCATCGCGGGCGGCGGCCCGACGGGACTCATGCTGGCCGGGGAGCTGGCGTTGGCCGGCGTGGACGTGCTGGTCCTGGAGCGGCGCGAGACGGCGGAGCTGGTCGGGTCACGGGCGGGCGGCTTCCACGCCCGCACCCTCGAGGTCCTGGACCAGCGCGGCATCGTGGAGCGGTTCCTCGACGAGGGGCAGACCGTGCAGGTCCTCGCCCTCGGCGCCACCGCCCTCGACCTCACCGACTTCCCGACCCGCCACCCCTACACGCTCGGCCTGTGGCAGAACCACATCGAGCGGATCCTGCTGGGCTGGGTCGAGGAGCTCGGTGTCCCGATCCGCCGCGGCGTCGAGGTCACCGGGTTCGAGCAGGACGACGGCGGGGTCGGGGTGCACGTCGAGGGAGGGTCCCCGGTGCCGGCCCGCTACCTCGTCGGTGCCGACGGCGGGCGCAGCGTCGTACGACGTGCTGCCGGCATCGTCTTCGCCGGTGAGTCGGCCACCCGGAGCGCGCTCATCGCGGAGGTCCAGGTCGCCGAGGAGATCCCCAGTGGCGTTCGGCACGACGAGCGCGGCATCCACGGGCTGCACCTGATGGAGGACGGGCGGACTGTGCGGGTCGTGGTCGGAGAGGGCAGGGTCGGCCCGGCGGCCGAACCGACGCTGGAGGACCTGTCCGCGGCCCTGACCGCGGTGTTCGGCACCGACTTCGGGGTCCACGACCCGACCTGGGTCTCGAGGTTCACCGACGCCACCCGCCAGGCGGAGTCCTACCGGACCGAGCGCGTGCTGCTCGCGGGCGATGCCGCCCACGTGCACTTCCCTGCGGGCGGGCAGGGCATCGGGCTCGGGGTTCAGGACGCGGTCAACCTGGGCTGGAAGCTCGCCCAGGTCGTGCGCGGCACGTCCCCCGACTCCCTGCTCGACACCTACCACGCCGAGCGACACCCGGCCGACGCGCGCGTGCTGCAGCACACGATGGCGCAGACCGGCCTGCAGGGCGGCAACAGCCGGATCGCCGCCGTGCGCGACCTGGTGGGCGAGCTGGCCGCCTTCGACGAACCCAGACGTCACGTCACGGGGCTGCTCTCGGGCCTGGACGTCCACTACGACCTCGGGGCGGGCCACCCGCTGCTCGGCAGGCGCATGCCCGACGTCGACCTGGACACGCCCGAGGGGCCACGCCGTGCCTACGCCTTCCTCCACGCGGCCCGGCCGCTGCTCATCGACCTCGGTGTCGAGGGGCGTCTCGACCTCGCCGGGTGGGCCGACCGCGTCGACCTGGTGCGGGCGTCGTACGACGGCACGTGGGAGCTGCCGGTGCTGGGGATCGTGCCGGCGCCCACCGCCGTGCTCGTCCGGCCGGACGGCCACGTGGCCTGGGTGGGCGAGGGGTCCGACGCCGGGCTGCGCGAGGCGCTGGAAGCGTGGTTCGGCCCGGCCCGGGACTAGCCTTTGGACCATGATCGAGTTGCGCACCCCCGCCGAGATCGAGCAGATGCGAGCTGCCGGCGAGTTCGTCGCGTCGACGCTCACGGCCCTGAAGGAGCGGGCGGCGGTGGGGGTCAATCTGCTCGAGCTCGACGCCTTCGCCCACGAGCTGATCCGCGAGCGCGGGGCGGAGTCCTGCTACATCGACTACGCCCCGTCGTTCGGTCGTGGACCGTTCGGCAACGTCCTGTGCACCTCGGTCAACGACGCAGTCCTGCACGGTCGCCCGCACGACTACCGCCTGCGCGACGGGGACCTGCTGAGCCTCGACTTCGCCGCGAGCGTCGACGGCTGGGTGTCCGACTCCGC
Protein-coding regions in this window:
- a CDS encoding FAD-dependent monooxygenase; this translates as MHDVVIAGGGPTGLMLAGELALAGVDVLVLERRETAELVGSRAGGFHARTLEVLDQRGIVERFLDEGQTVQVLALGATALDLTDFPTRHPYTLGLWQNHIERILLGWVEELGVPIRRGVEVTGFEQDDGGVGVHVEGGSPVPARYLVGADGGRSVVRRAAGIVFAGESATRSALIAEVQVAEEIPSGVRHDERGIHGLHLMEDGRTVRVVVGEGRVGPAAEPTLEDLSAALTAVFGTDFGVHDPTWVSRFTDATRQAESYRTERVLLAGDAAHVHFPAGGQGIGLGVQDAVNLGWKLAQVVRGTSPDSLLDTYHAERHPADARVLQHTMAQTGLQGGNSRIAAVRDLVGELAAFDEPRRHVTGLLSGLDVHYDLGAGHPLLGRRMPDVDLDTPEGPRRAYAFLHAARPLLIDLGVEGRLDLAGWADRVDLVRASYDGTWELPVLGIVPAPTAVLVRPDGHVAWVGEGSDAGLREALEAWFGPARD